The following are from one region of the Oscarella lobularis chromosome 3, ooOscLobu1.1, whole genome shotgun sequence genome:
- the LOC136184310 gene encoding protein virilizer homolog: MSDGSSSHLLFFDTFKHVSDESDEVQLRLDLIRFKTPVTITEVRIIPFGWRMHPEIKSQGKTTPSLFKLELFVKNLYQPAASVFEKFGTLDYDSSNKFSYQSKENIAIDALVLKGWYANISVSVYGRLADMTTPEVGGEGLASSKETEMIVSSPALDNEEQERKDGKKRNDPALEEFEPISPGHVQDIMDMEENAQFKAGDKEYEEIESDEDIPEEIEEAEFDQDVDMGELNFSEYSEDAWMSVSVSFNPYQCILTPLQYFNLGVTSSEIDDEKTQKLLDHANQMSSDDFSVTWVSGLEELSSLVESNAASLADCTSGQNVTDRLVSWTVQALDINLAQTQPVVVNIRQLKAGLKLVCSLTRCGSNVTSKLIECGVIGLIMNIMEEPYVASSLKQACLRALDHVLDHCEGVETFCGWRRVSPESSSPYQRLVELVLKQQSASVMAASSALLYKVHIYELLAELQSAVDNVVSATSSDDDDETFRESEKEATVATAMEDMETNVVVANDDNLETKTNRPVDVSLGRDAKTEMLSFLEQRYPAFSTDLSTIVRTTKDLLIALKAAPIKAVQPPPLGFLSFKTENAAARDIYPSLIRFFQSRRLLESILVLISCPFMTMYPMVFGSVRSLLANLLENQSGLLYLASESKIANEIIRILLQATESDIHHSRVPPLSEFLRGDNLENCTAQSLGLLMVYHLQAFQAVDIILDALKTRADDLDAADVLSTLHTLYSMTFTPLGKEAVVSVLSLSRNLDCLLPFVEQKGVSEVDEKLKKSVSSRYAAVLIMQAIQVSETGEILEKYGSRLLAISSSDHNNPSLTDLVDWLAPLKALTNVPETGPIPILIKQLRTLIADTSPTKIVNELPGLISLLRLLKLYSCPSDTAIAKDGKKDLQWSVAVISLFSSNAMEEFILLLQKLNAGLLRPWRQGQLTGSTQALLVFSLAKPLLSVVMTMLSHLFKASGEFRDVRLLSVLLDLHVVLCSILPSGSLLTSAQQVQEDIVSVLAMFSQPLPPMTGEGERNLAGGCWYLMLKEVLQHTIALPQNFYSGLVLLSELLPLPLPILTSEPVSEEDTSKLFQDHQLWAAHLSLLLPELENVLSSLADSSCPSLFHMFKRFVGQLADLSPSLTLMTARMLLRLLSDKIDMDPSDISIVSTLRTLEMVSVLATQPSVKIGFLDTLKNPGPDGPPSDLLLRMLDLLNSGSCTSEEVNTNILALVQTLCNPFFSLAPIKARFTLQQLSDNVLDSSQLSSICDALVDFLVGDQPWRLLTAALRLLTGFTQYEFSFLLLARALETSEEKLKQLCVRIRDKASSTPEALVTMASLCEFVEGLSSRPAKREADETECVLRASFLGASRLRSLFDWTEGSEESHPLTEIKETLTNAESKNVATLLEKTLHILKEGQDDDTGDENQIDLPPPSSLADIFSARRIVSVLMLGGERPELDFWYSGYSPEEPGLEVELLKSDLEEMSSKAISSFSLKDEIEKTVIKSPPPSPTRTKKKNRRRVDPLIAESFAKRFRIGGDPMFGGGGGGGGGGGGRGRGRGAQAGGMGGGNYRRRDMFRMRQQNTSRPPSMHVDDFVAIDSSMKPRKMDNRMLLGQESSAGSGGGTSDREQQQQQQQQPFMGGRGGGGGVGWTRGAPWNYPSGRGGWPSHYGDYGRGQPWPPGKRFY, from the exons atgtcgGACGGCAGTTCTTCGCatttgctcttcttcgacaCTTTCAAGCACGTCTCCGATGAATCTGAC GAAGTTCAGCTGAGGCTCGACTTGATTCGCTTCAAAACGCCTGTTACGATCACGGAAGTTCGTATCATACCATTCGGATGGCGAATGCATCCGGAAATCAAGAGTCAGGG aaaaacgacgccttCGCTGTTCAAACTCGAACTCTTCGTCAAGAACTTGTACCAACCAGCAGCAAGTGTATTCGAAAAATTTGGAAC TTTGGACTACGACTCTTCAAACAAATTTTCATATCAAAGCAAAGAGAAC ATTGCTATCGATGCTCTGGTATTGAAAGGCTGGTATGCCAACATCTCCGTTTCCGTCTACGGTCGTCTCGCCGATATGACGACGCCCGAAGTGGGCGGCGAGGGACTGGCATCCAGCAAAGAAACGGAGatgatcgtctcgtcgcccgCTCTGGATAATGAGGAGCAAGAGAGGAAGGAcgggaaaaaacgaaacgatccCGCCTTGGAGGAATTCGAGCCGATATCTCCCGGACACGTACAGGACATTATGGATATGGAAGAGAACGCTCAATTCAAAGCGGGG GATAAAGAATACGAGGAaattgaaagcgacgaggacATAccggaagaaatcgaagaagccGAGTTTGATCAAGACGTCGATATG GGAGAGTTGAATTTTAGTGAGTACAGCGAAGACGCTTGGATGTCTGTTTCAGTCAGCTTCAATCCCTACCAATGCATTTTGACTCCGCTTCAG TATTTCAATCTTGGCGTCACCTCTTcggaaattgacgacgagaag ACTCAGAAGCTGTTGGATCACGCCAATCAAATGAGTTCGGACGATTTCTCTGTGAC ATGGGTATCTGGTCTTGAAGagctttcttctctcgtcgaGAGCAACGCT GCTTCTCTGGCTGATTGCACATCTGGCCAAAACGTAACTGACAGGCTTGTGAGTTGGACAGTGCAGGCTTTGGATATTAATTTGGCTCAGACGCAGCCTGTCGTC gTCAATATCCGCCAGTTGAAAGCCGGCTTGAAATTGGTGTGTTCGCTCACTCGATGCGGCTCTAACGTCACTTCCAAATTAATT GAATGCGGAGTGATTGGCCTCATCATGAACATCATGGAGGAGCCCTACGTGGCGTCGTCTCTCAAACAGGCTTGCTTGAGAG CACTCGATCACGTTCTCGACCACTGCGAAGGCGTAGAAACATTCTGTGGTTGGAGGCGCGTCTCGCCGGAATCTTCATCGCCGTACCAACGACTCGTCGAGCTTGTTCTCAAGCAAcag TCTGCTAGTGTAATGGCTGCCTCTTCGGCTCTTCTATACAAGGTTCATATATATGAGCTTCTCGCCGAACTTCAGAGTGCTGTTGACAA TGTCGTGTCTGCGACTTcgtctgacgacgacgacgagacgtttcGGGAAtcagaaaaggaagcgacggtggcgacggcgatggaGGATATGGAAacaaacgtcgtcgtagccAATGACGATAACCttgaaacgaagacgaatcgcCCAGTCGACGTCAGTCTCGGTCGCGACGCAAAAACCGAAATGCTGTCTTTTCTGGAACAACGCTACCCGGCGTTTTCTACGGACCTTTCTACCATTGTCCGCACGACAAAAGATCTATTGATTGCCTTAAAAGCGGCTCCGATCAAAGCT GTTCAGCCGCCTCCGCTtggatttctttcttttaaaACGGAAAACGCTGCAGCGCGTGATATTTATCCGTCTCTAATTCGCTTCTTTCAGTCGCG CCGATTGCTGGAATCGATTCTTGTTCTTATTTCGTGCCCCTTTATGACGATGTATCCCATGGTTTTTGGATCTGTACGCAGTTTGCTCGCCAATTTGCTTGAAAACCAGTCAG gaCTTCTTTATTTGGCGTCAGAAAGCAAAATAGCGAACGAAATCATCAGAATTCTTCTACAGGCGACA GAATCGGACATTCATCACAGCAGAGTCCCGCCTCTATCG GAATTCCTCCGCGGAGACAATCTCGAAAATTGCACGGCTCAGTCCTTGGGTCTTCTGATGGTGTACCATCTTCAG GCTTTTCAAGCTGTTGACATCATATTAGACGCATTGAAGACAAGGG CTGATGATCTCGACGCAGCTGATGTTTTGTCGACGTTGCACACGCTCTACTCCATGACCTTTACTCCTCTTG GCAAAGAAGCCGTTGTCTCCGTTCTCAGTTTGTCGAGAAACTTGGATTGTCTTCTGCCCTTTGTCGAGCAGAAGGGCGTGTCGGAGGTGGacgagaagctgaagaagagCGTGTCCAGCCGTTATGCGGCCGTTCTCATCATGCAGGCGATTCAAG TGTCGGAAACGGGTGAAATACTGGAGAAATACGGAAGTCGATTATTGGCAATTTCTAGCAGTG ATCACAATAATCCGTCTCTGACTGATTTGGTCGACTGGCTGGCGCCTCTTAAAGCGCTTACGAACGTTCCGGAAACAGGCCCTATTCCAATTCTCATCAAGCAGCTTAGAAC ACTGATTGCAGACACCAGCCCAACGAAAATTGTCAATGAACTGCCAGGTCTCATTTCCTTACTGAGACTGTTGAAACTCTATTCGTGTCCATCTGATACGGCGA TTGCAAAGGATGGGAAGAAGGACTTGCAGTGGAGCGTTGCCGTTATATCTCTGTTTTCTTCTAATGCCATGGAAGAGTTTATTCTCCTCCTTCAGAAATTAAATGCTGGCTTACTGCGCCCATGGCGACAGGGCCAATTGACTGGAAGTACTCAGGCTCTCCTAGTGTTTTCTCTTGCCAAGCCTTTGCTATCGGTCGTTATGACGATGCTCTCTCATTTGTTCAAGGCGTCAGGAGAA TTTCGAGACGTTCGTCTATTGTCAGTTCTTTTGGATCTGCACGTGGTTTTGTGCTCGATTCTACCGTCGGGAAGCCTTCTCACCTCAGCTCAGCAA GTTCAAGAGGACATTGTATCAGTGTTGGCAATGTTTTCGCAACCATTGCCGCCGATGACaggcgaaggagaaagaa ACTTGGCTGGCGGATGTTGGTATCTCATGCTCAAAGAAGTACTGCAGCACACAATAGCTTTACCTCAG AATTTCTACAGTGGCCTGGTTCTTTTGTCCGAACTGTTGCCTTTACCCTTGCCCATACTAACGTCTGAG CCGGTTTCTGAAGAAGACACTTCCAAGCTGTTCCAAGATCATCAGTTGTGGGCAGCTCACTTGTCCTTGCTCCTGCCCGAATTGGAAAACGTTTTGTCGTCTCTAGCAG ATTCGAGCTGCCCAAGTCTTTTTCACATGTTCAAACGGTTTGTCGGTCAGCTAGCGGACTTATCTCCGTCTCTAACGTTGATGACAGCGAG GAtgcttcttcgacttctcaGTGATAAAATCGACATGGATCCGTCAGATATCAGCAT AGTTTCTACGCTGAGGACATTGGAAATGGTTTCGGTGCTTGCAACTCAGCCAAGCGTTAAAATCGGTTTCTTGGACACTCTTAAAAA CCCTGGACCGGACGGTCCACCATCTGATCTGCTGCTGAGAATGCTTGATCTGCTGAACAGCGGAAGCTGCACTTCAGAGGAAGTCAATACGAACATACTC GCACTAGTGCAGACGCTGTGTAATCCCTTTTTCAGTCTGGCTCCAATCAAGGCTCGATTTACTCTCCAGCAG CTTTCCGATAATGTGCTCGATTCGAGTCagctttcgtcgatttgcgacgctctcgtcgattttcttgtCGGCGACCAGCCGTGGCGTCTCTTGACGGCCGCGCTGCGACTGCTGACCGGCTTCACGCAGTACGAATTCAGCTTTCTTCTGCTCGCAAG AGCTCTCGAAACGTCAGAAGAAAAGCTGAAGCAACTCTGCGTGCGGATCAGAGACAAAGCGAG CTCCACTCCTGAGGCTCTAGTCACAATGGCTTCGTTGTGTGAATTTGTCGAAGGTCTTTCCTCGCGTCCTGCGAAGAGAGAGGCCGACGAGACGGAATGCGTTTTGCGCGCTTCGTTTCTCGGTGCGAGTCGACTGAGAAGTCTTTTTGATTGGACAGAAGGCAGCGAGGAGAGTCATCCCCTGACAGAAATCAAGGAAACTTTGACAAACGCCGAATCAAAGAACGTTGCAACGTTGCTCGAGAAGACATTGCATATTTTGAAGGAAGGTCAAGATGACGACACCG GCGACGAAAATCAGATAGATTTACCTCCACCGTCATCCCTTGCAGACATTTTCTCGGCTCGAAGAATTGTATCGGTACTTATGCTAGGCGGAGAAAG GCCCGAACTCGATTTCTGGTACAGCGGCTATTCGCCCGAAGAACCCGGACTCGAGGTGGAACTGTTGAAAAGCGACTTGGAAGAGATGTCGTCGAAGGCAATCAGTTCGTTTTCGCTaaaagacgaaatcgaaaaaacCGTCATCAAATCGCCAcctccgtcgccgacgcgaacgaagaaaaa aaatcgtcgacgcgtggATCCTCTCATCGCCGAGAGCTTTGCCAAGCGTTTTCGCATTGGTGGCGATCCGAtgttcggcggcggcggcggcggcggcggcggcggcggcggtcgcgGTCGCGGTCGCGGCGCTCAGGCGGGAGGCATGGGCGGCGGCAACTACCGACGTCGCGATATGTTCCGCATGCGCCAGCAGAATACGAGTCGACCTCCGTCGatgcacgtcgacgatttcgtcgcgatcgacagTTCGATGAAACCTCGCAAAATGGACAATCGAATGCTGCTCGGTCAGGAATCGAGCGCCGGAAGCGGCGGGGGAACGTCGGATCgcgagcagcagcagcagcagcaacagcagccgTTTATGGGAGggcgtggcggcggcggcggcgtcggctgGACGAGAGGTGCCCCGTGGAATTATCCGAGTGGACGCGGCGG GTGGCCTTCGCATTATGGAGATTATGGACGAGGACAGCCTTGGCCACCAGGAAAGAGATTCTACTAA